The following DNA comes from Paraburkholderia phytofirmans PsJN.
CAGAATTTGCCGGGCGGTTTTGAAGGAATCGGGCAGCGCCGCGTCCAGCGCGTCGACGAAAGCCGGGCGCGGAATGTCGCTCGGCCATTCGCTGGTCAGATTGAGCAGGCTCAGACCGAACAGCAGCGCCAGCGCCACCGGGCGCCCCTGGGCGGTCCTCAACAGACGTCTGATTCCCGCAACCCGTGGGGCGAAGTAGCGTTTCATCGACGGCAAGGCCATTCAGCACCCTGACTGGCGCGGGTCATTGGATGGTGATGACCGCGCGCCGGTTCATGCGATGGGGAACCCCATCCGCCGTGGGGACCAGTGGCTCGCGCTTGCCGCGGGCCGCGGTCTCGATCCGTTGGGCAGGAATGCCTTGCTTGATGAGGAACGCGGCAACCGTCTGCGCCCGCTGCATGGACAGTCTGTCGTTGAATTCCTGCGAGCCTGCCAGATCGGTGTGACCGACCACCACGAGTTGAGGCGCGGGCCAGGTCGCGAGCACGGTTTTCAGTTTCTGCACCGTGGCGGCCGACTCCGGCGCCAATTCGGTGGCGGAGTCGAACAGGAAAAAGATCGTGAATGTCATGGGCCGCGGCGGCCGGGCCGCGAGCAGTTCGCCATAGCGTGCCTGCACGGTGGACTGGCTATCCACCGTCGGCTCGATGCTGCCGCCTTTGGTGACGTCGACGCCGGCGTAAGCCTTGTCGATGGTCTGCTCTCCGGTGGCGCTGCGGACCACGACCGCGCCGACCTTGCCGTCGGGATCCGGCAATAAAATAATTTTGTCCGGAGTACTACACGCGGCCAGAGAAGCTAGCATGATGAATGCCGCTGCCCATGCCAGCCCATAACGTCGGATCGAGGCCTTCAACGCGCCCCCTCCCCTTTATCGCCGACTTCGATGATGAACTCGGTGCCGCGCACGCCGAGCGTCGTGGTCGGCGTGCTGAAACGCACGGCGTCCGGATTTGCCTTCGCCAGCTTGCCGGAAATCACGGCGAGAGAACCGCGTTTCACGGAAGCGTCGAGCACGCCGCCATGGGTCGTGGTATTGAAGGCGAATTGATTGAGGTCGAGAATGGTGTCGGCGCCGGCCGAGAGTTGAGTGGTGTCGCGCAGCGTGATGCCGACGGAGGACTGCGGGCCGGTCACGATCCGATCCTTGCCATACACCTCGCTGCCGATAGCCGCGCCCGAACTTGCTCCGGAGCGCTCGATCTGCACGGTGCCCTTGACCGTCTTGACCACACCTGCGGCATCGTCGGCCAGTGCGTCCGCGAGAGTCAGGCATCCGCAGGCGAGGAGCAACGCATAGTGAGCGGCTTGGAGACGCATCGGTGGCACCTGATGGCGAAAACGCTGCATTCCGCGCGACAGCGCGGCTCCCTGATGTCGGCGGAGACTTCTGTGCGGCATCCATCAGACTAGCGCCGTGCCCCGGGTGACTCTGTGCGCTTCCGCGCATATCGCCCAGAGACGCTCCATTGGCAGCCGGTTCGCGCCGGCATGCCTCTCGCTTTAGGGTTAACCCATTCAGAACCGCGCATCAAACTGCATACAGTTCTTGCATACGACCCTGCTTCAGACGCGGGGGTAGTGCCGCCCGGGGACTTCCGGCGGTGCTTCCTCAGTTCCACGAACTCAACGGAGATGAAAGATGGAAATCCGCGACCCTTCGCCCGGCCTTTACAACGAAGATCTCGCCCCTTCGAGGGTGCGCAACTGGGGGGCCTTCAGCATCTTCAACGTCTGGACCTCCGATGTGCACAGTCTCTGGGGCTACTACCTCGCCGCCAGCCTGTTCCTGCTGTGCGGCACGTTCACCAACTTCGTGCTGGCGATCGGAATCGGCTCGCTGGTGATCTTCGCGCTGATGAACCTGATCGGCTACGCCGGCGAGAAGACCGGCGTGCCTTATCCGGTACTGGCGCGCGCGTCCTTCGGCGTGTGGGGCGCCAATCTTGCGGCGCTGGTGCGCGCCGTGGTGGCCTGCTTCTGGTACGGCGCGCAGACGGCCGCGGCCGCGGGCGCGCTGGTCGCGCTGCTCATCCGCAACGACAGCCTGATGACGTTCTACAAGGGCACGCACTTCCTCGGCCACTCGGGACTGGAGGTGATCTGTTACGTGGTCATCTGGGCGCTGCAGTTGCTCATCATCCAGAAGGGCATGGAGACGGTGCGCAAGTTTCAGGACTGGGCCGGCCCGGCAGTGTGGGTCGCGATGCTGATTCTGGCGATCGGGCTGTGCGTGAAGGCCGGCGGCTTCTCTTTCTCGCACGGCATTCCGATGGACGTGCTGCTCGACAAAACCAAAGATGCCGGTGTCAGCGGTGAGCCGGGCTCGTTCTGGGCGCTGATGGCAGTGGGCGCGACCTGGATCACTTACTTCGCGGCGCTGTACCTGAATTTCTGCGACTTCTCGCGCTACGCCAGGAATCGCGATGCCGTGAAGAAAGGCAATCTGTGGGGTCTGCCGGTCAATCTGATCGCGTTCTCGCTGGTGGCCGGCATCACCACCATCGCCGCCTTCAAGGTGTACGGCGAGGTGCTGCTGCACCCCGAGCAGATCTCCGCCAAGTTCGACAGCTGGGTACTGGCGCTCATCGCGGCGCTGACCTTCGCGGTCGCCACGCTGGGCATCAACGTGGTCGCCAATTTCGTCTCGGCCGCGTTCGACATCTCCAACGTGTTCCCCAGGCAGATCAGCTTCAAGAAGGGCGGCTATATTGCCGCGGCCATCGCGCTGGTGCTCTACCCGTTCGCGCCGTGGGAAGGCAACGCCGCGCACTTCGTCAACGCCATCGGCGCGACGATGGGCCCTTTGCTGGGGATCATTCTGGTGGACTACTATCTGGTCGCCAAGGGCAACATCAACGTTGCAGCGCTCTATCAGGAGTATGGCGAGTACCGTTACGAAGGCGGCTGGAACGTCAACGCGTTGATCGCGGCAGCGATCGGCAGCGTGTTTTCGACCTTTCTGCCGAACTTCACCACGCTGCTGCCGGTCTGGTGGAATACCTATGGCTGGTTCTTCGGCGTGCTGATCGGCGGCGGCACGTATCTGATCATGGCGACGCTGCGGCCACGCGCGGCCGTCGCGCCGACCCGCGCTTAAGGGTTCTCGTGGGCTGGACGCGGTGCCGCGCGTTCAGCCCCAGGTGGATCAAGCATTAGCTTGCGCTGCAGCGCGCAGGCGGACTGGCCGTCGCGATAGTCGTGATAGTCGTAATAGTCGCGCCTGATTTGTTCACGGGTTGATCTGCCCTGCTGCAATGTCTTCCAGCGATCTTCCGCGCGTCGGTACGCCCATGAGCAACACCGCCGCCGCACCGATCAGCAGCACCAGCGTCGTCGCCCCGAACACGCCGGCAAAACCCAGCCGCGGGTAGACATACCCGACGAGGATAGGCGCGGCGATCGCGCCCAGCCGGCCAATCGACGATGCGAGCCCGGTGCCGGTCGCGCGCACGTCGGTGGGAAAGACCTCGGGGGTATAGGCATAAACGCCGGCATAGGTGCCGTTCATGAAGAACGAAAGCAGGATGCCCGACACCATGATGCCGGTATCCGTACCCGTCAACGCGAGCCCAAGCGCCGAGATGCCGCCCAATATCATGTACGACGCAATCGTCGCCTGCCGGCCGATCTTCTCGTTGAGCCACGCGCCCGAAAAGTAGCCGGGAATCTGCGCGATGTAAATCACGAGCGAATACGAAAAACTTCGCGTGATCGTCATTCCGTTCTGAACCAGCAAGCCGGGAATCCACGTGAAAAACGCGTAATAGCTGAACGTGATGGACAGCCACATCAGCCACGTCATGGCCGTGATGCGCGCGAGCTTCGCGGCCCATAACGCCTTGACGTTCGCGATGATCGAAGCCCGTCCGGCCGCGAGCGGAACGGCTTCCTCGCGCGCGGCAGGCAGCGGCTCCAGTTGCACGCCGGCTTTCAGCACTTCCGCTTCCATTCGCGACACGATCGCATCGGCTTCCGCGTGGCGGTCGCGCGCCTCGAGCCAGCGCGGCGACTCGGGCAATGCGCGGCGCCACCAGAGCAGCATCACGATGGGCAGTGCGGTGATGACCATGACCGCGCGCCATGCATTGGGTGCGAGAGGGATCACCAGATAGCCGAGCAATGCCGCCGCCACGAAGCCAAACGAGAAGAATCCCGCGAGGCTGCCGGTGAAACTGCCGCGATACCGTCGCGCCACGAACTCCGAAAGAAACGGCGCGACGATGGCGCTTTCCGCTCCCGTCCCCAGGCCGGCGACAATACGCGTCGCCAGAAAAAAGCCCCAGTCGTTCGCGAGCGCGCTGGCAAGAGAGGCGACACAATAGATCACGAGCGCATACATCATGACCTTGCGTCGGCCGATGACGTCGCCGAGCATGCCCGCGAGCATCGCGCCGACGAAATAGCCCATGAACGTACCGCTTCCCAGCACGCCGGTCTGCACGCTCGTCAAAACCCATTGCGTACGCAACACCGGCAGCAGAAACGCGAGCACGGCGGCGTCCATCGCGTCGAAGGTATAACCGAGGCCGCCCATCAGCAGCAGACGGCGGTGAAAACCTGAAAACGGCAAACGCTCGATACGGGCGGCAATCATCGACATGGGCAAACTCCGATCAGGACACGAGGGCGGCGCGCACGCGCGCTCATACGCTTAAGCGGTCAGGCGCTTTCGAGTTCGTTGACGAAGATCCGGCCGTCCTTCATGACGAGCGGTATATGCTCGCCCTGCCCCAACAGGCAATCGACGGACTTCAAAGGATTGCCGTCGACCACCAGCACATCCGCATGCGCGCCCGGCATGATTCTGCCGAGCTTGTCCTGCATGCCGAGCACTTCCGCGCCGACGAGCGTCGCGCTCGCGATCACTTCGGCCGGCGACATGACGTCGGCCAGAATCCGGAACTCATCGCTTTGCAACCGCTGCGCCTCGCCGAGCAGATCCGTGCCGAAGCCCATCTTCACGCCGGCGCGCTTCATGATTTCGATCGACTGCAGACCGGCGCCATGCACGTCCGCGACCTTTGCAATGCTGGCCGGCGGCAGTCCGTATTTCTCGCCTTCGCTTGCAAGGGCGTCGTAAGTGACGAGGGTCGGCACGACATACGCGCCGTGCTCCGCGACGAGGCGCGCGGTCTCCTCGTCGATCAGGTTGCCGTGTTCGATCGTGCGCACGCCGCAGCGCACGGCGCGCGCGATTGCCGCGGGCGTGTAGGCATGCGCGAGCACATACGTGCCGCGTCCCTCTGCTTCGGCGACGATGGCGCGGATCTCATCTTCGGAGTAACCAAAAGCGCCGACGGGATCCGTAGGTGAAGCCACCCCGCCCGACGCCATGATCTTGATCTGGTCCGCGCCCATCTGCAGTTCCTCGCGCACGGCGCGGCGCACTTCATCGACGCCGTCCGCCACGCGGCCGAGCGCACCCACGCGCACGCAGCATCCGCAAGGGGCATCGGGCGGCATGTAATCGGAGCGGGCGCGCGGATCGGCGTGACCGCCCGTCTGGCTCAACGCGCGGCCGGACACAAACAGGCGCGGACCTTCGATCAACCCCGACTCGACCGCCTGCTTGAATGGATACCCTGCTCCGCCCGCGTCGCGCACGGTGGTAAAGCCGCGGCGCAGCATCGCGCGCATGATCGGCACGGCGCGGAGCGTGACGAGCACGTTGGGCAGCGTGGCCACGCGCGGCAAGTTGAATTCGATGGCAACGACATGCACGTGCAGATCGATCAGACCCGGCATGATCGTTTTGCCTTTGACGTCGATCACATGCGCTTTGCTGCTATTGATCGGCTTGTCGGACACTTCGCGCACGAAGCCATCCTCGATGAGAATTTCAAAGCCTT
Coding sequences within:
- a CDS encoding metal-dependent hydrolase family protein produces the protein MTTFVLRNGALLDPTRADLLEGFEILIEDGFVREVSDKPINSSKAHVIDVKGKTIMPGLIDLHVHVVAIEFNLPRVATLPNVLVTLRAVPIMRAMLRRGFTTVRDAGGAGYPFKQAVESGLIEGPRLFVSGRALSQTGGHADPRARSDYMPPDAPCGCCVRVGALGRVADGVDEVRRAVREELQMGADQIKIMASGGVASPTDPVGAFGYSEDEIRAIVAEAEGRGTYVLAHAYTPAAIARAVRCGVRTIEHGNLIDEETARLVAEHGAYVVPTLVTYDALASEGEKYGLPPASIAKVADVHGAGLQSIEIMKRAGVKMGFGTDLLGEAQRLQSDEFRILADVMSPAEVIASATLVGAEVLGMQDKLGRIMPGAHADVLVVDGNPLKSVDCLLGQGEHIPLVMKDGRIFVNELESA
- a CDS encoding FecR family protein, whose amino-acid sequence is MRLQAAHYALLLACGCLTLADALADDAAGVVKTVKGTVQIERSGASSGAAIGSEVYGKDRIVTGPQSSVGITLRDTTQLSAGADTILDLNQFAFNTTTHGGVLDASVKRGSLAVISGKLAKANPDAVRFSTPTTTLGVRGTEFIIEVGDKGEGAR
- a CDS encoding NCS1 family nucleobase:cation symporter-1, yielding MEIRDPSPGLYNEDLAPSRVRNWGAFSIFNVWTSDVHSLWGYYLAASLFLLCGTFTNFVLAIGIGSLVIFALMNLIGYAGEKTGVPYPVLARASFGVWGANLAALVRAVVACFWYGAQTAAAAGALVALLIRNDSLMTFYKGTHFLGHSGLEVICYVVIWALQLLIIQKGMETVRKFQDWAGPAVWVAMLILAIGLCVKAGGFSFSHGIPMDVLLDKTKDAGVSGEPGSFWALMAVGATWITYFAALYLNFCDFSRYARNRDAVKKGNLWGLPVNLIAFSLVAGITTIAAFKVYGEVLLHPEQISAKFDSWVLALIAALTFAVATLGINVVANFVSAAFDISNVFPRQISFKKGGYIAAAIALVLYPFAPWEGNAAHFVNAIGATMGPLLGIILVDYYLVAKGNINVAALYQEYGEYRYEGGWNVNALIAAAIGSVFSTFLPNFTTLLPVWWNTYGWFFGVLIGGGTYLIMATLRPRAAVAPTRA
- a CDS encoding MFS transporter, which gives rise to MSMIAARIERLPFSGFHRRLLLMGGLGYTFDAMDAAVLAFLLPVLRTQWVLTSVQTGVLGSGTFMGYFVGAMLAGMLGDVIGRRKVMMYALVIYCVASLASALANDWGFFLATRIVAGLGTGAESAIVAPFLSEFVARRYRGSFTGSLAGFFSFGFVAAALLGYLVIPLAPNAWRAVMVITALPIVMLLWWRRALPESPRWLEARDRHAEADAIVSRMEAEVLKAGVQLEPLPAAREEAVPLAAGRASIIANVKALWAAKLARITAMTWLMWLSITFSYYAFFTWIPGLLVQNGMTITRSFSYSLVIYIAQIPGYFSGAWLNEKIGRQATIASYMILGGISALGLALTGTDTGIMVSGILLSFFMNGTYAGVYAYTPEVFPTDVRATGTGLASSIGRLGAIAAPILVGYVYPRLGFAGVFGATTLVLLIGAAAVLLMGVPTRGRSLEDIAAGQINP
- a CDS encoding OmpA family protein gives rise to the protein MKASIRRYGLAWAAAFIMLASLAACSTPDKIILLPDPDGKVGAVVVRSATGEQTIDKAYAGVDVTKGGSIEPTVDSQSTVQARYGELLAARPPRPMTFTIFFLFDSATELAPESAATVQKLKTVLATWPAPQLVVVGHTDLAGSQEFNDRLSMQRAQTVAAFLIKQGIPAQRIETAARGKREPLVPTADGVPHRMNRRAVITIQ